Within Oscillatoria nigro-viridis PCC 7112, the genomic segment TTTTTAAGAGCGCGGTCGCGCTATTTTTAAGAAAGTTTTTTGAATTGTATGCAAAAAATCACCCAGTCAAACTCACAAAATTTAACTCATTCTCAACCAGTTAGCAAAATTCAAAAGGACAAACAAATCTCTCTTAAATCCGACCCGGAAACAATGGCTGCGCTTACTCAACTCGAAGAACGTCGCGATTATTATCACACCTGCATCAACGGAGGATACTAAGCATGAATTTAGCCACAGCGACGCTTGCTCAAAGTTCAATAACTGCGGCTCAAGTTTGGCATCAACTAGAATCTGCAGAAAGCTCAGAAGAAATCGACCAACTGCTGCAATCCCTTTGGCAAACCCAAGAAACCCAGGAACTCGCTGTTGATGCCCATGCCGACTTAGCCGACCAAATTGATGCCGAAATTGCAGGAATTACAGCGCGAATGCAGTATTTGATAGAACTGCATTCAAGAGCTCTCAACAAACTCCAGGGGTGGAGAGAGCGCTTAGACAAAACCGTTCTCTACTTCAACGAGTGCGGCGTGTTAACTTCCGAAGTTATTGGCAAACACCGCCGCATTACTGTCAAGGAAAATCCGCCTACCTGCGAAGTTTTGATTGACCCATCTCAACTGCCAGAACCCTATCGCCGAGTCGAAACAACAATCGTAATTTCTGCCGACAAAAAGGCGATTTCAGACGCTTGGAAACAAGGAATGTCTGTAGATGGCACTAGGGTTTTTCGCAAGCGCAAAGTGGTTTACAGCTTGCTTCCCGGTAACAATTTGCACTCTCTTCAAGCCAACCAGACGCTTGAGAGTCGTTCTTCGGATAAAACGCCGTCCAAAAAACGGCGTTAGCCATCTCTTCAGGTGTCAGGAAGGCCTTGATTTGACACCTGAATTATTAGACATATCCGAATTAGACACCTCCGAATTATACCATTTATGAAAAGTCATGCAACAGTAGCAACAGTAGGTTGATTTCGTGAAATAAACCCAACGATGCAAATTGTAGCAAGACTTTTTAGAAATGGTATTACAATGTGACACGTTTGTTTTGTAAGAGCGAAGACTTAATTTCGGTCGGTATCTCTTATAAATCAATCCAGTATTGAGGGTTCTCCACTTGTTCTTCGGTGACGTTGAACAACGTTGATGCTCTACCTTTAATAACCCCGTCAGCATCAAAACTCAAACCGCCAAACTGCTGACTGTTTTCACCTTCTCCAAAAGCAACGCGAGCAAGTGCATCGCTATCGCTATCAGAGAAATAATCCCGTTGGCTTTCCATAGCCGTAGTTGTGCGAACTACTTTCATTTTTTTTCTCCACATTGGGATTGTCATTCTGATGGTAACACGCTACTTCTTTCTTCTAAACCCTCCAATTGGAGGGGGTGAATATCACTCAGTAGCAGGAATTTGTGAAGGAACAACCTTGTCAAAATCTGGACTATTACTGTGCGTAAGTCCTAAAAATGTAAAAACTAGGATTCAGGAGCTAATCAATGAGCCGAAGAAAACTTACCCCAGAATATCGCTCCACAGAATGGGTAGCTGGGGAAGGACTAAAAATCCCAGTCTTTGATATGTCCTTGACTGACGGTAGAGCAAAGGGGCGGTACCAAGCTGAATCAGAAGTGCTGCGTAACTCTCTGCTTGAATTGCTTTTTGAACCTGAAGAATTAGCATCCCTAAGCATCGTTAAACCAGACCCAAATGATAGCAGCTTCGACCCTCTGAAAAACATCGATTTCGAAGATGGTATTACCCGAAGAGTTGCTTTCAGCTCCGGCAAAAATGTGTACTTTGCAGACATTGAACTCTCAACCAAAATGTTGAGCTTATTCAAAACTCAACCCGACCACGCCTGTCGCTACGGCTCACTGCTAGTTAGCAGTTGCAACCAAGGAGCCAAATTGTTAGATAGCTCCCTTGACGGCGAAACCTTGCGAGTCAAAATTGTTGATTCTCAAAGCGATGACCAAAGTGAAAAAGCGAAAGCTCATAAGTGGCAAACCGGAGACTGTCACGGTAAAATTTCACCGGCACTAGCCCAACAATTAGGAGGGAATTACAACCGACCTTTTCAATTCAGATTTGCCTGGATGCAGGAATGGGGACAAGAAGACTGCCACACTCCAGAAATTAGCTTTCTTGCCAAAGGAACGCTGTTGCCTGATGCTAATTTAACCTCCGAGTTGGGTTATGATATCATCATGGATCGCTCTTCTATCAAAGGAGTTGCTAAAGAGCAATTAGCTGAACTTATCCCCTGTGGTGACTACGAATTTCCCAAAGCTATACTGGGAAATCGAGGCAACGCCAAAGTAACTGAATACGAAAATTCCTGGCAATTTTCGATTTGGTATTCCGAAGCAGCTATTCAGGCTGACATAGCCACACCGACCAAAATAGAAGCCCAAAAGCTCGCTGATTTGCAAAATAACCGGCTGCAACTTGCCAAATACTTAGTAGAGCAACACGACAAAAAAGCTGCTTTTCAATCTAGCCTTCACGAAGACAGCAGCGGATTAGAAGACGAAACAGATGAAAAAGCCCAGCGCCACGAATCCCGGCTAATTTCAATTTTGAGGAACGACAAACTCGGTCAACTCCTCGACTTTCCCAAAGTCGTCGATTTCATGCAAGAACAACTGGCTAAAAAGTGGAAAGACTTAGCAATTAAGGGAGCAATTCATCATGGTTCAGCAATGGCTCAACCTTGTGATAACCTCCAACCCGGTACAATTGTTGCCCCCCACTTGCGACACGGCACAGAAGTTATCGTTACCCGATACCCAATTGTCAGTAAAGATAACATCCGCCGCTACACAGTAGACAACAAAAGCCATCCTGAGTTAACGCAGTACAAAGGGTGCGTTTTCATTCGCCCAGACCAAGCCATGCAGCACCATCAATGCGATTTTGACGGCGATCAATTAGTGATTACGCCTGCTTCCCGAATGCCGAATATCGCCTCTGAAACCAGGCACGCTAATCAAGAGAATGAGTACGATGCAGTTGAGAAGCGAGAGAAAGTTGACTACACTAAAGCTACCGATAGTGAGGGCGATCGCAAGTATACCAAATTGCGGCAAATTGCCGTAGCGATCGCCCAAAACAAAATCGGCTGGGTGGCTACCTTAATCGGGAGAGTGCAATCGTCAGCAGCAGAACCGGGACAGCCAGAAAGTTTATTCAATCAACAGAAGCGGCAGCTTCTTGGAAAGCTATTTGATGCCCTGCAAATTGAAGTGGACAGTCCCAAAAGTGCTACTCGCACCGAAGACCACCACCCCACCCTGCTGTCCAAGGCTAAGCAGTGGTCAGAACAGCACCCAAGCTACTTATTTGACTACAAAGACGACCCCAGGCTTTACAAAACAGTGCCATTACCTATAGGAGACGGCACCGCTATCAATTGCATTGCTAGGGAGGCTGTTAACCCAGAGTGGGAACCGACTCGTTTAAAAAGCCGCCACCGCGACGAGTTTCGCTACTTGTTTGAGTCTCCTTCTGACTTAGATGAGCGAGAAAAATGGGAGAAACATTATGTCAGGTGG encodes:
- a CDS encoding siphovirus Gp157 family protein, producing the protein MNLATATLAQSSITAAQVWHQLESAESSEEIDQLLQSLWQTQETQELAVDAHADLADQIDAEIAGITARMQYLIELHSRALNKLQGWRERLDKTVLYFNECGVLTSEVIGKHRRITVKENPPTCEVLIDPSQLPEPYRRVETTIVISADKKAISDAWKQGMSVDGTRVFRKRKVVYSLLPGNNLHSLQANQTLESRSSDKTPSKKRR